TGACCGCATGAGCATGGCGCGTCGCGGTTACCCATTCTTCATAACCGGCATTCCGGAGCAAAAGAATATCCCGATCACCCGTTTGGCACATCTTTGTTCCTTCATTTGCTTCGCCTTTCTCCTGAAAATGAGAGCAACTCAGGAGCTTTGACGTTCATGGCGGCAGCAGCAGCACAATTGACCACATTTCCCGCCTTCATGCGGGTGGACGCGAAAAAGGTGGCGATCTTTGGCAATGGCGCCGAAGCCGCCGCCAAGGCGCGTCTGGTTGCCAACACTTCCGCCGATATCTCGGTCTATTCCGATGCTCCTGACGCGGAGCTCACCGACAGCCTTGAGCGGCTCAAGATCGAACCGGTGCGGGTGGTCTACAGTCCGGAACAGATGGACGGTGCCACGCTGGTTTTCGCAGCCACAGGTGATGCGGCACTCGATCGCGAGATCGTATCGGATGCTCGGACCCGTCGAATTCCGGCCAACGCTGTTGATCAGCCCGATTATTGCGATTTCCTGACCCCGGCACTGGTCAACCGTGCCCCGGTGGCGATAGCCATCGGCACGGAAGGTGCGGGGCCGGTCCTGGCGCAGATGATCCGCGTCCGTGTCGACCAGATGCTCTCACCCTCGCTTGGCAAGCTGGCGCGGCTTGCATCGGACTACCGGGTTGCCGTCGACCGCTTGTTGCCGCGCGGCGTTGCACGCCGCCGCTTTTGGAGGCGGTTTTTTGAGGCCGATGTCGCCACCCATGTCGACAATGGTGATCTGTCGCTGGCCCGTCGTTCAGCCACCCGCATGCTGCGGGGCAGGGAGCCTGTTCCTGGCCACATCTGGCTGGTGGGCGCTGGTCCCGGCGCGGAGGATCTGCTCACGCTTCGCGCCCAGCGCGCCATGATGGAAGCCGATGCGATCGTCTATGACGCACTGGTGCCCGAAACCGTTGTTGCCCTTGGCCGGCGTGACGCCGAGCGTTTCGCCGTCGGCAAACGCAAGGGCTGCCATTCCAAGAGCCAGAATGAAATCAACGATCTGCTGATCCGCCTCGGCCGCGAAGGCAAGCGCGTGGTCCGGCTCAAGTCCGGCGACCCGCTGGTGTTCGGCCGTGCCGGCGAGGAAATGGCCGCGTTGCGCCAGGCGGAGATTTCCTTCGAAATCGTGCCGGGGATCACATCCGCCTTTGCTGCAGCGGCGGATTTCGAACTGCCGCTGACACTGCGCGGTGTCGCGTCTTCCCTGGTCTTCACCACCGGGCATGATCTCACCGGCGCATCACTGCCCGACTGGGCCCGGTTGGCGATCTCCGGCGCAACGCTCTGCGTCTATATGGGGCGCACGGTCGCGGCCAGCGTCGCCACCCGCCTGATCGAGGCAGGCCTGGCGCCTGACATGACTGTGGCAATTGTCGAAAACGCATCGCGCGGCGACAGGCAGCTGTTTCATGGCACACTCGCGGATTTGCCGACGCTCGAGCGCCGAACTGAGATCACCGGCCCGGTGATGGTGGTGATCGGCGACGCGGTTGCCGGCGCCAACTTCGACAGTTCAATCCCTATTGCAGCGGGCCGGAATGTTCCGGCTGCCAACCAATCCACCCAAGCCGCCTGAGGAGGCCACGATGAAAACCGCTCCGACAAAGACAAAGGTTCTCACCGCCAACCGTTTGACCGACGGCATCTCCGTCTGGCTCGGCGCCAATGGCGAATGGGTGTTCTCGCTCAAGGACGCATTTCTCGCCCGTCATGAGGATGCCGTGGCGGCAATTGAAGCCGCAGGCCAGCAAGCACTGGCAGACAACCGCGTCGTCGACGTCAATGTCATCGAGATCGAGGAAACCGCCAGCGGCCCGCGCCCGTTCAGGCTGCGCGAACGCATCCGCGCGGACGGACCGACGATTGACTATGCGCCGGCGTCCGCCGCGCAGGCCTCCCAAGCCGCATAAGGACCATACGATGTACCGCTACGATGAATTCGACCATGCCTTTGTGGCCGCGCGCGTCAACCAGTTCCGCGACCAGGTCGAGCGCCGGCTGTCGGGTGAGATTTCCGAGGACGCCTTCAAGCCGCTCAGGCTGATGAACGGCGTCTATCTGCAGCTTCACGCCTACATGCTGCGCGTCGCCATTCCCTATGGCACCCTCAATGGCCGCCAGATGCGCAAGCTCGCGCACATCGCCCGCGTTTATGACCGCGGCTATGGCCATTTCACCACACGGCAGAACATCCAGTACAACTGGCCCAAACTGTCCGACATGCCGGCCATCCTGGAAGAGCTCGCCGAAGTCGAGATGCACGCGATCCAGACATCGGGCAACTGCATCCGCAACGTCACTGCCGATCACTTCGCAGGCGCTGCCGCGGACGAGGTGGCTGATCCGCGCCCCTATGCCGAAATCCTCAGGCAATGGTCCTCGGTGCATCCCGAGTTCTCGTTCCTGCCGCGCAAATTCAAGATCGCCGTAACCGGTTCTGAGCGTGACCGCGCGGCCATTCAGGTCCACGACATCGGCCTGCAGCTCAAGAAGGATGAGGAAGGCCGTCTCGGCTTTGCCGTCTGGATTGGTGGCGGGCAGGGGCGTACCCCGATATTGGCCAAGAAAGTCAGAGACTTCCTGCCAGAAGCTGATCTTCTGTCATATGTGACGGCGATCATGCGGGTCTACAATCTGCACGGCCGCCGTGACAACAAGTACAAGGCAAGAATCAAGATCCTGGTGCATGAAACCGGCGTTGAGCAGCTGTCTGCCGAGATCGAGGCCGAATGGGAGCATCTCAAGGACGGTGAACTCAAGCTGCCCGCAGCCGACATCTCCGCAATCAACGCCTATTTCGCGCCACCCGCGCTGACCGATCGTGCCGAAGGATGGGGTGAACTGGCCGAATGGAAGAAGTCCGATCCCTCATTTGCCGATTGGGTCGGCCGCAACGTCGCGCCGCACCGGCACCCTGACTATGCCATGGTGACCATCTCGCTCAAGCCAATCGGCGGCATCCCGGGCGACGCTTCTGCCGATCAGATGGACGCTGTTGCGCGCCTGGCCGAAGAATTTGCCCATGACGAGATCCGCGTCACCCATGAGCAGAACCTGGTTCTGCCGCATGTGGCGCTCGCCGATCTGGAGCCGCTCTACCGGGCGCTTGTCGCCGATGGGCTCGCAACCGCGAATGCGGGCCTGATCACCGACATCATCGCCTGCCCGGGCCTCGATTATTGCGCGCTCGCCAATGCCCGCTCCATTCCTGTTGCCCAGGATATCTCCAACCGCTTCGGTGATCCGGCGCGGCAGGCGGACATCGGTGATCTGAAGATCAAGATCTCGGGCTGCATCAATGCCTGCGGACATCACCATGTCGGCCATATCGGCATACTGGGCGTGGAGAAGAAGGGGGCCGAACTCTACCAGATCTCGCTTGGCGGGTCGGGCGACGAGAAAGCCTCCATCGGCGAAATCATCGGCCGTGGCTTTGAGCCGGAGCGGATCACCGATGCCGTCGAGACGATCGTCGACACCTATCTCGAAAGCCGCACCAGCGCTGAAGAGACCTTCCTCGAATGCTACCGCCGGATTGGCGCAGGCCCGTTCAAGACTGCGCTTTATGGCGGCGCGGCCGAAGCCGCCTGAGACTGGAGTATGAAATGCCCATTATCTGGACCCAAGACGGCACCGTCGAAAACGATCCCTGGGCGCGGCTCGCTTCCGACGATACGGAATCTGCCAACGTAACGGCCGGCGGCGCCAAGCTTCTGTCTCTGGCGGAAGCGCTGGAACATGCGCAGGACAATGCGCCATTCGGCGTGGTGCTGCAGCCTGCTGACGATGTGCGCGCGCTTGCAACGGTGCTGGATCGCATCGCATTCGTGGCGCTCACCTTTCCCGCCTTCAGCGATGGACGCGCGTTTTCGCAAGCCATGTTGTTGCGGGACCGGCTTGGATACAAAGGCCAGTTGCGCGCCGTTGGCATGGTTCTGATCGACCAGGTGCCGCTGATGCTTCGCACAGGTTTTGACAGCTTCGAGGTCGAGCACGCGCCGACGATCGCACGGCTGGTGGAAAAGCGCTTGCCTGGCATTGATCTGCACTATCAGCCTTCGGCTGATCAGACCGCGGATGCAAAAAGCTACAGTTGGCGCCGCACCGCCATGCTGAACGGCTAAGTAGCGGAGCATCGCCATGCAAATTCATGTCACAGATCAGTCCGGCATCCGTCACACGCTTGAAGCCCTTGAGGGTTTTCGCGTCATGGAAATCATCCGGGACTGGGGTCTTGATATCAAAGCCGAGTGCGGCGGTGCCTGTGCCTGCGCCACCTGCCATGTCCACGTCTCGAGCGACTGGCTCGACAAGCTGCATCCGATCAATGACGAGGAAGAGGACATGCTTGACCAGGCCTTTGACGTGCGCGACAATTCCCGTTTGTCCTGCCAGTTGTTGATGTCTGAAGAGCTTGATGGCCTTGAAGTCCGTCTGGCCCCGGGCACCAATCGTGAGGACCAGGCCGCGGCGTGACCGCTGTGGTTCCGATATTCGGTTGATTTTCAATGTCCTGCGCCCATCACACCCGGGTGTGCATCAGGCTTGCGTGAGCGGCCTCGCCCATGCGAGTTTGGCCGCCATGATCGACAAGCTTGAATTCTTCATTGTGCTCGCGCGGGAACGCCATTTTGGCCATGCTGCCGAAATATGCGGCGTGACCCAGCCGACGCTTTCGGCCGCGATCAAGCAGCTTGAAGAGCAGCTTGGCGTCATTTTGGTGCAACGCGGCTCGAGGTTTCAGGGGCTGACTCCGGAGGGGCAGCGGGTTCTTGAATGGGCGCGGCGCATTGTTGGTGATGCGAAGACCATGCGCGAGGAGATGAAAGCGGCGCGCAAGGGTCTGTCCGGCCATGCCCGGCTGGCGATCATCCCGACCGCGTCCTCCATGGTAACGGCGTTGACCATGGCCTTCGCCGAAAAACATCCTGCGGTTACGCTCTCCGTCACATCCTGCAACAGCCTGCAGGTGCTGTCCAAGCTTGAGAATTTCGAGATCGATGCAGGCATCACCTATATTGACAATGAGCCGACAGGGCGTGTGGCGACCGTTCCGCTTTATGCCGAGCGCTATCAATTAATCACGTCTGCCGGTCAGGGCCTGGCAGAACGCGAACAGGTGACCTGGGCCGAGGTTGCCGAATTGCCTCTGTGCCTGCTGACGCCCGACATGCAGAACCGCCGGATCATCAACCAGCATCTCGCCGAGGTGGGAGCCAGCGTGAAACCGACCCTGGAATCCAATTCCATGATCGTGCTGTTCTCTCACATTCGCACCGGAAAATGGGCCTCGATCATGCCGGTCAATCTGGCTGAAACCCTTGGTGTCGAGGGTGATTTCCGCGCCATTCCGATCGTCGAACCCGACGCCCGGCACATCGTCGGCATGATTGCGGCGCCGAGGGAACCGCACCCACCGATCGTTTCGGCGCTGTTGCATGAAGCGCGGATCTTTGCGCGCGCCCTTTCTTCTTGATAGAAATTTTCTATCGCACCACGAAAATCCTGCATTGATTCAAGCCTTTGTTCACGTCCAACTGCTAATGGACAGTTGGCGGAGGAGATCTGCATGGAAAAACGTCCCTTGGATGCGGAGATCGCAAGCACCACACAGGCCATCGTCGCGCGGTCAAAGGCGCTTGAAGGTCCTTTGCTGACAATCCTTCATGATGTTCAGGAAGCCTTCGGCCATGTTCCGCAGTCCGCACTGCCGGTGATCGCGGAGGGGCTCAATCTGTCACGCGCCGAGGTTCATGGCGTTGTCAGTTTCTATCACGACTATCGTGAAGCCCCCGCAGGCCGCCATGTCATCAAGCTCTGCCGCGCCGAAGCCTGTCAATCAATGGGCGGTGACGAGCTCGCGGAACGGCTGATGGGGCTGCTGGGCCTCGATTGGCATGAAACCAGCGCCGATGGCGCCGTCACATTAGAACCAGTCTATTGCCTTGGCCTGTGCGCCTGTGCACCGGCCGCAATGGTCGATGGCGAGGTGCTCGGCAGGCTTGACGCTGATGCGGTCAGCGAATTGGCGACGGTGGTGCGGTCATGAGCGTGAAAATCTACATTCCCGGCGATTCCGGTGCTGTTGCCGTTGGCGCCGACAGGCTGGCTGCCAAGCTCGAAACCGAGCTCAACAAGCGCGATCTTGACGCCAGGATCATTCGCAATGGGTCGCGTGGCCTCTATTGGCTCGAACCTATGGTCGAGGTCGAGACCAAGTCGGGCCGTGTTGCCTATGGTCCGGTCAAACCATCCGACCTTGATGCCCTTCTTGATGCTGGCCTTCTTGAGGGCGCGGAACACCCGCTGTCCCTGGGCCTCACAGAGGAGATTCCGTTCCTCAAGCGCCAGACCCGGCTGACATTCGCACGCTGTGGCATCACCGATCCGCTCTCGCTTGAGGACTACCGGGCTCAGGGCGGATTGGCCGGATTGACCAATGCCGTTGCGATGCCTCCCGAAGCCATCGTCGCACAGGTGACGGAGTCAGGCCTGCGCGGCCGCGGCGGGGCCGGATTCCCGACCGGCATCAAGTGGAAGACGGTTCTGGAGGCTGACGGGGCGCAGAAATACATCGTCTGCAATGCCGACGAAGGCGATTCCGGCACATTCGCCGACCGCATGATCATGGAAGGCGACCCCTTCGTGGTGATCGAAGGCATGGTCATCGCCGGCATCGCCACCGGAGCCACCAAAGGCTACGTCTATCTCCGCTCGGAATATCCCCACGCCATCAACGTGATGAACCGCGCCGTCGAAATCGCCAGAGAAAACAATATCCTCGGGACATCTGTTCTCGGCTCCCCCCATGGCTTCGACATGGAGATCCGTGTTGGTGCGGGAGCCTATGTCTGCGGCGAGGAAACAGCACTGCTTGAAAGCCTCGAAGGCCGCCGCGGCGTCGTCCGCGCCAAGCCGCCGCTGCCCGCGCATAAGGGCTTTCTCGGCCGTCCGACTGTGGTCAACAACGTCATTTCACTCGCCTCCGTTCCCATCATCATGGACAAGGGCGCTGATTTTTACCGTGATTTCGGTATGGGCCGTTCGCGTGGCACGATTCCCGTACAGATCGCAGGAAACGTCAAGCATGGCGGTCTGTTCGAGGCCGCCTTTGGCATGACACTGGGTGAACTGATCGACGACATCGGTGGTGGAACCGCGACCGGCCGTCCGGTCAAGGCGGTGCAGGTGGGCGGACCTCTGGGCGCCTATTTCCCGCGTGAACTTTTTGACACGCCATTCGATTATGAGGCTTTCGCAGCCAGGGACGGACTTATTGGCCACGCCGGCATTGTGGTGTTTGACGACACTGCCGACATGCTCAAGCAGGCCCGCTTCGCCTTCGAATTCTGTGCCGTGGAAAGCTGCGGCAAGTGCACGCCCTGCCGCATCGGCTCAACCCGTGGTGTTGAGGTAATCGACAACATCCGCGACGGCATCGAGCCCGACAAGCAGGTCGCGCTGATGAGCGACCTTTGCAACACCATGAAATTCGGTTCGCTCTGCGCGTTGGGGGGCTTCACGCCCTATCCGGTTATGAGTGCATTCACACATTTCCCCGATGATTTTCGTCCCGCCTCGATGTCTCAGGCTGCGGAGTAAGAACCATGACGCTGATTAAGGAAATCGACTACGGCACCCCGGCTTCCCCATCGGAAAAGTCCGTCCGGCTGACCATCGATGGCAAGCAGATCGATGTGCCGGAAGGCACATCCGTGATGCGCGCCTCGATGGAGGCGGGGATTCAGGTTCCAAAACTCTGCGCAACTGACATGGTCGACGCCTTCGGCTCCTGCCGGCTCTGCCTGGTCGAAATCGAGGGCCGCAATGGAACACCCGCCTCCTGCACCACGCCGGTCAGCGAAGGCATGGTGGTGCACACCCAGACCGGACGTCTCAAGGATATCCGCCGCGGTGTGATGGAACTTTACATCTCCGACCATCCGCTGGATTGCCTGACCTGTGCCGCCAATGGTGACTGCGAGCTGCAGGACATGGCCGGCGCTGTTGGCCTGCGTGATGTCCGCTACGGCTATGAGGGTGAAAACCACGTCCAGGCGCGCCACAACGGCGAAGCCAATCCGAAATACATGCCCAAGGATGAAAGCAACCCGTATTTCACCTATGATCCGTCGAAATGCATTGTCTGTTCGCGCTGCGTCCGGGCCTGCGAGGAAGTGCAGGGCACATTCGCGTTGACCATCGAGGGCAGGGGCTTTGAAAGCCGCGTGTCGCCCGGCATGCACGAGAGCTTCATGAACTCCGAATGCGTGTCCTGTGGCGCCTGTGTGCAGGCCTGCCCGACAGCGACCCTTCAGGAGAAGTCCGTCATCGAGATCGGCCAGCCTGAACATTCGGTTGTGACGACCTGCGCCTATTGTGGTGTCGGCTGCTCGTTCAAGGCCGAAATGCGGGGCGAGGAAGTGGTCCGCATGGTGCCGTGGAAGGACGGCAAGGCCAATCGCGGCCATTCCTGCGTCAAGGGCCGTTTTGCCTGGGGTTACGCCACCCACCAGGACCGTATTCTCAACCCGATGGTGCGCGAAAAGATCAC
The DNA window shown above is from Hoeflea phototrophica DFL-43 and carries:
- the cysG gene encoding siroheme synthase CysG, translated to MAAAAAQLTTFPAFMRVDAKKVAIFGNGAEAAAKARLVANTSADISVYSDAPDAELTDSLERLKIEPVRVVYSPEQMDGATLVFAATGDAALDREIVSDARTRRIPANAVDQPDYCDFLTPALVNRAPVAIAIGTEGAGPVLAQMIRVRVDQMLSPSLGKLARLASDYRVAVDRLLPRGVARRRFWRRFFEADVATHVDNGDLSLARRSATRMLRGREPVPGHIWLVGAGPGAEDLLTLRAQRAMMEADAIVYDALVPETVVALGRRDAERFAVGKRKGCHSKSQNEINDLLIRLGREGKRVVRLKSGDPLVFGRAGEEMAALRQAEISFEIVPGITSAFAAAADFELPLTLRGVASSLVFTTGHDLTGASLPDWARLAISGATLCVYMGRTVAASVATRLIEAGLAPDMTVAIVENASRGDRQLFHGTLADLPTLERRTEITGPVMVVIGDAVAGANFDSSIPIAAGRNVPAANQSTQAA
- a CDS encoding DUF2849 domain-containing protein, translating into MKTAPTKTKVLTANRLTDGISVWLGANGEWVFSLKDAFLARHEDAVAAIEAAGQQALADNRVVDVNVIEIEETASGPRPFRLRERIRADGPTIDYAPASAAQASQAA
- a CDS encoding nitrite/sulfite reductase, with the translated sequence MYRYDEFDHAFVAARVNQFRDQVERRLSGEISEDAFKPLRLMNGVYLQLHAYMLRVAIPYGTLNGRQMRKLAHIARVYDRGYGHFTTRQNIQYNWPKLSDMPAILEELAEVEMHAIQTSGNCIRNVTADHFAGAAADEVADPRPYAEILRQWSSVHPEFSFLPRKFKIAVTGSERDRAAIQVHDIGLQLKKDEEGRLGFAVWIGGGQGRTPILAKKVRDFLPEADLLSYVTAIMRVYNLHGRRDNKYKARIKILVHETGVEQLSAEIEAEWEHLKDGELKLPAADISAINAYFAPPALTDRAEGWGELAEWKKSDPSFADWVGRNVAPHRHPDYAMVTISLKPIGGIPGDASADQMDAVARLAEEFAHDEIRVTHEQNLVLPHVALADLEPLYRALVADGLATANAGLITDIIACPGLDYCALANARSIPVAQDISNRFGDPARQADIGDLKIKISGCINACGHHHVGHIGILGVEKKGAELYQISLGGSGDEKASIGEIIGRGFEPERITDAVETIVDTYLESRTSAEETFLECYRRIGAGPFKTALYGGAAEAA
- a CDS encoding DUF934 domain-containing protein → MPIIWTQDGTVENDPWARLASDDTESANVTAGGAKLLSLAEALEHAQDNAPFGVVLQPADDVRALATVLDRIAFVALTFPAFSDGRAFSQAMLLRDRLGYKGQLRAVGMVLIDQVPLMLRTGFDSFEVEHAPTIARLVEKRLPGIDLHYQPSADQTADAKSYSWRRTAMLNG
- a CDS encoding 2Fe-2S iron-sulfur cluster-binding protein, with protein sequence MQIHVTDQSGIRHTLEALEGFRVMEIIRDWGLDIKAECGGACACATCHVHVSSDWLDKLHPINDEEEDMLDQAFDVRDNSRLSCQLLMSEELDGLEVRLAPGTNREDQAAA
- a CDS encoding LysR family transcriptional regulator gives rise to the protein MIDKLEFFIVLARERHFGHAAEICGVTQPTLSAAIKQLEEQLGVILVQRGSRFQGLTPEGQRVLEWARRIVGDAKTMREEMKAARKGLSGHARLAIIPTASSMVTALTMAFAEKHPAVTLSVTSCNSLQVLSKLENFEIDAGITYIDNEPTGRVATVPLYAERYQLITSAGQGLAEREQVTWAEVAELPLCLLTPDMQNRRIINQHLAEVGASVKPTLESNSMIVLFSHIRTGKWASIMPVNLAETLGVEGDFRAIPIVEPDARHIVGMIAAPREPHPPIVSALLHEARIFARALSS
- a CDS encoding formate dehydrogenase subunit gamma — translated: MEKRPLDAEIASTTQAIVARSKALEGPLLTILHDVQEAFGHVPQSALPVIAEGLNLSRAEVHGVVSFYHDYREAPAGRHVIKLCRAEACQSMGGDELAERLMGLLGLDWHETSADGAVTLEPVYCLGLCACAPAAMVDGEVLGRLDADAVSELATVVRS
- a CDS encoding formate dehydrogenase beta subunit — its product is MSVKIYIPGDSGAVAVGADRLAAKLETELNKRDLDARIIRNGSRGLYWLEPMVEVETKSGRVAYGPVKPSDLDALLDAGLLEGAEHPLSLGLTEEIPFLKRQTRLTFARCGITDPLSLEDYRAQGGLAGLTNAVAMPPEAIVAQVTESGLRGRGGAGFPTGIKWKTVLEADGAQKYIVCNADEGDSGTFADRMIMEGDPFVVIEGMVIAGIATGATKGYVYLRSEYPHAINVMNRAVEIARENNILGTSVLGSPHGFDMEIRVGAGAYVCGEETALLESLEGRRGVVRAKPPLPAHKGFLGRPTVVNNVISLASVPIIMDKGADFYRDFGMGRSRGTIPVQIAGNVKHGGLFEAAFGMTLGELIDDIGGGTATGRPVKAVQVGGPLGAYFPRELFDTPFDYEAFAARDGLIGHAGIVVFDDTADMLKQARFAFEFCAVESCGKCTPCRIGSTRGVEVIDNIRDGIEPDKQVALMSDLCNTMKFGSLCALGGFTPYPVMSAFTHFPDDFRPASMSQAAE